From Sphingomonas bisphenolicum, one genomic window encodes:
- a CDS encoding GH92 family glycosyl hydrolase, with translation MTLPRLARPLLLASLFAGSALPAQTAQPPAPSPVDAVDPFIGTSGEGHSFPGAVAPFGMVQLSPDTHVGPARQTYNWAAGYRHEDPTILGFSHTHFSGAGHSDLGDVLVMPVAGETVPLEAGTPDRPGYRSRKADEVASPGYYAVTLSDPGVRAEMTAGTRVGIHRYAFPSGKAAHLVLDLRSIIYDYPGKILWSSIRIRPDGTITGSREVRGWATPRRIFFAIRFSAPLTGHQFVTTEKDILYKGFKGPGRGPETLDSLSGRALVAQLDFGALAKPLEVKVALSGVDEDGAIANLASEPGDFDAIRASTRAVWADALGVVKIDAPAPMRRNVYTALYHSLMAPSVWGDADGRWRGPDDQVHAASGFTMHSTFSLWDTFRAEHPLLTLIQPEAKNADFVNSLIASQQTSPFGILPVWQFAGKETWTMIGYHAVPVIADACLKGITGIDCATALKAMVASADYAPYGGLGDYMKLGYVPIDREPEAASKTVEYAYDDWTIARLARQLGDGATAARFEKRARNWRNSFDAKTGFLRARKADGSFRTPFDPTAINYGSDYTEGNAWQYSWFMPQDQGGLFRLLGGDAKSVAKLDAMFDYDNSRIDYSHAEDIAGLIGQYIHGNEPSHHVAYLYSYAGQPWRTQERLRQIVESQYKPTPDGLAGNDDLGQMSAWLVFTALGFYPVAPGSNEYVIGRPFVERAEMQVGDKRFTVLTDGLSDTNRYIGKVTLNGQPLERSYITDAEIRAGGELRFTMQATPNKIWATGVKARPYSMTGYGR, from the coding sequence ATGACCCTGCCCCGCCTCGCCCGCCCGCTCCTTCTCGCCAGCCTGTTCGCCGGGTCCGCCCTTCCGGCCCAGACTGCGCAGCCGCCCGCGCCTTCGCCCGTTGACGCGGTCGATCCCTTCATCGGCACGTCGGGCGAAGGCCATAGCTTCCCCGGTGCGGTCGCCCCTTTCGGCATGGTCCAGCTCTCGCCCGACACCCATGTCGGGCCGGCGCGGCAAACCTATAATTGGGCGGCGGGCTACCGCCATGAAGACCCGACGATCCTCGGCTTCTCCCACACCCATTTCTCCGGCGCGGGGCATAGCGACCTGGGCGATGTCCTGGTGATGCCGGTCGCGGGCGAAACGGTGCCGCTGGAGGCAGGAACGCCCGACAGGCCCGGCTATCGTTCGCGAAAGGCGGACGAAGTCGCCTCTCCCGGCTATTATGCCGTCACCCTGAGCGATCCGGGCGTCCGCGCGGAAATGACGGCCGGCACCCGCGTCGGCATCCACCGCTACGCCTTCCCGTCGGGCAAGGCCGCGCATCTGGTGCTCGATCTGCGCTCCATCATCTATGATTATCCCGGCAAGATTCTCTGGTCCTCCATCCGTATCCGCCCCGACGGCACGATCACCGGATCGCGCGAGGTGCGCGGCTGGGCGACGCCACGCCGTATCTTCTTCGCCATCCGCTTCTCCGCGCCGCTGACCGGCCATCAGTTCGTCACCACAGAAAAGGATATCCTCTATAAGGGCTTCAAGGGGCCGGGCCGCGGCCCGGAAACGCTCGATTCCCTCTCCGGCCGCGCCTTGGTGGCGCAACTCGACTTCGGCGCGCTGGCCAAGCCGCTGGAAGTGAAGGTCGCGCTATCGGGCGTGGACGAGGATGGCGCGATCGCCAACCTCGCCAGCGAGCCAGGCGATTTCGACGCGATCCGGGCCAGTACGCGCGCCGTCTGGGCCGATGCACTGGGCGTGGTGAAGATCGATGCCCCCGCACCGATGCGCCGCAATGTCTATACCGCCCTCTATCACAGCCTGATGGCGCCCAGCGTCTGGGGTGATGCCGACGGCCGTTGGCGCGGGCCGGACGATCAGGTTCACGCCGCGTCCGGCTTCACCATGCATTCCACCTTCTCGCTATGGGATACGTTCCGCGCCGAGCATCCGCTGCTGACGCTGATCCAGCCCGAGGCGAAAAATGCCGATTTCGTCAACTCGCTGATCGCCAGCCAGCAGACCAGCCCCTTCGGCATCCTCCCCGTCTGGCAATTCGCCGGCAAGGAAACCTGGACGATGATCGGCTATCACGCCGTGCCGGTGATCGCCGATGCGTGTCTGAAAGGGATCACAGGGATCGACTGCGCCACCGCGCTCAAAGCCATGGTCGCCAGCGCCGACTATGCCCCCTATGGCGGCCTTGGCGACTATATGAAGCTGGGCTATGTGCCGATCGACCGCGAACCCGAAGCGGCGTCCAAGACGGTCGAATATGCCTATGACGACTGGACCATCGCCCGCCTCGCCCGCCAGTTGGGCGACGGCGCGACGGCTGCCCGGTTCGAAAAGCGGGCCCGGAACTGGCGCAATAGCTTCGACGCGAAGACCGGCTTCCTGCGCGCGCGCAAGGCCGACGGCAGCTTCCGCACGCCTTTCGATCCGACCGCGATCAACTATGGGTCGGACTATACGGAGGGCAATGCCTGGCAATATAGCTGGTTCATGCCGCAGGATCAGGGCGGCCTGTTCCGTTTGCTGGGCGGCGACGCAAAATCCGTCGCGAAGCTGGACGCCATGTTCGATTATGACAATAGCAGGATCGACTATAGCCATGCCGAGGATATTGCCGGCCTGATCGGCCAATATATCCATGGCAACGAACCCAGCCACCATGTCGCCTATCTCTACAGCTATGCAGGGCAACCCTGGCGCACGCAGGAGCGGCTGAGGCAGATCGTCGAGAGCCAGTATAAGCCAACGCCCGACGGCCTCGCGGGCAATGACGACCTCGGCCAGATGTCCGCCTGGCTCGTCTTCACCGCCTTGGGCTTCTATCCGGTCGCGCCGGGCAGCAACGAATATGTGATCGGACGGCCCTTCGTGGAGCGGGCGGAGATGCAGGTCGGCGACAAGCGGTTCACGGTGCTGACCGATGGCCTGTCCGACACCAACCGCTATATCGGCAAGGTGACGCTGAACGGCCAGCCGCTGGAGCGCAGCTATATTACAGACGCGGAGATTCGGGCCGGCGGCGAACTGCGCTTCACCATGCAGGCTACGCCCAACAAGATATGGGCGACCGGCGTGAAAGCGCGGCCTTATTCGATGACTGGTTATGGACGATGA
- a CDS encoding glutamine amidotransferase, with protein sequence MKRALIVRHVPREGAAGYLQPIEAAGYHIDRIDVASPDFADVDLCDPELLIMMGGPMGVYETDVHPWISMQIEKLAARLAADRPTLGVCLGSQMIAAALGAPVYPGGHMELGFAPVSVNRAGAESPLRHIVDVPVLHWHSDTFDLPDNVELLASTGKYAHQAFRRGSNVLALQFHAEMGEDPRFEDWLTHFWADLDVAQQCGIALREDHDLHGPIAVAAGRAMIGEWLAGIDA encoded by the coding sequence ATGAAGAGAGCATTGATCGTCCGTCATGTGCCGCGCGAAGGCGCCGCAGGCTACCTGCAACCGATCGAGGCGGCCGGCTATCATATCGACCGGATAGATGTCGCCAGCCCCGACTTCGCGGATGTCGACCTGTGCGATCCCGAACTGCTGATAATGATGGGTGGGCCGATGGGCGTCTATGAAACGGACGTCCATCCCTGGATATCGATGCAGATCGAAAAGCTGGCGGCGCGGCTGGCGGCCGACCGTCCGACTTTGGGCGTGTGCCTGGGCAGCCAGATGATCGCCGCCGCCCTGGGTGCGCCTGTCTATCCGGGCGGGCATATGGAACTGGGCTTCGCGCCGGTCAGCGTGAACCGTGCGGGCGCAGAGTCGCCGTTGCGCCATATCGTGGATGTGCCAGTGCTGCATTGGCATAGCGACACGTTCGACCTGCCTGATAATGTCGAGTTGCTGGCATCGACCGGCAAATATGCGCATCAGGCGTTCCGGCGCGGGTCCAATGTGCTGGCGCTGCAATTTCATGCGGAGATGGGCGAAGACCCGCGTTTCGAGGATTGGCTGACCCATTTCTGGGCCGACCTCGACGTGGCCCAGCAATGCGGCATCGCGCTGCGCGAAGATCATGACCTGCACGGCCCGATCGCTGTGGCCGCGGGCAGGGCGATGATCGGCGAATGGCTGGCGGGGATAGACGCCTAG
- a CDS encoding glycoside hydrolase family 27 protein, translating to MKRKNWEPSRRDLFVAGAAGMAAASVVRTAGAAETGQRVLAPRPPMGWNSWNSFATTITEAQARETAAIMAEKLLSFGYDIFTVDIQWYEPEASSYTYNARPRPAMDAYGRMIPAPNRFPSSAGGKGFAMLAKAVHDLGLQFGIHVMRGIPRAAVEANLPILGTRYRAKDVADISSVCSWNPDMYGVDMTRPGAQAYYDSIFHLYAEWGVDFVKMDDMSRPYDAHAPEIEAAHKAIMATGRPIILSLSPGETPVIRGDHVRKYAQMWRISDDFWDEWPMLEAQFTRLENWTPYRGPGSWPDADMLPLGRLALGERNTRFTPDEQKTLMTLWAIARSPLIMGGDLRHLDAATLALLTNSEVLAVNQASQGNCPHFVEDGVRAWSAMPEDGKGRYLALFNTGDKPREVGIRLRDLGIDGPVAVRDLWAGKALGQQAERVSAMLPPHGAGLYRLS from the coding sequence ATGAAGAGGAAAAATTGGGAACCGAGCCGTCGCGATCTGTTCGTGGCCGGCGCGGCGGGAATGGCCGCGGCAAGTGTGGTGCGGACAGCGGGTGCGGCCGAGACGGGCCAGCGCGTGTTGGCGCCCCGGCCGCCCATGGGGTGGAATAGCTGGAACAGCTTCGCTACCACCATCACCGAAGCGCAGGCGCGCGAGACCGCCGCGATCATGGCGGAAAAGCTCCTGTCGTTCGGCTATGATATCTTCACCGTCGACATTCAATGGTATGAGCCTGAAGCGTCGAGCTACACCTATAACGCCAGGCCGAGGCCGGCGATGGACGCCTATGGCCGGATGATCCCGGCGCCCAACCGTTTCCCTTCCAGCGCCGGTGGCAAGGGCTTCGCCATGCTGGCCAAGGCGGTCCATGATCTGGGCCTGCAATTCGGCATCCATGTCATGCGTGGCATTCCGCGTGCGGCGGTGGAGGCGAACCTGCCCATCCTTGGCACGCGCTATCGCGCGAAGGACGTCGCCGACATATCGAGTGTCTGCTCCTGGAACCCGGATATGTACGGCGTCGACATGACGCGGCCGGGTGCACAGGCCTATTATGACAGCATCTTCCACCTCTATGCCGAGTGGGGCGTCGATTTCGTCAAGATGGACGATATGAGCCGCCCCTATGACGCTCATGCGCCGGAGATCGAGGCAGCGCATAAGGCGATCATGGCGACGGGGCGGCCGATCATCCTGAGCCTTTCGCCGGGGGAAACCCCCGTGATCCGGGGCGACCATGTGCGAAAATATGCGCAGATGTGGCGGATTTCCGATGATTTCTGGGACGAATGGCCGATGCTGGAGGCGCAGTTTACCCGGCTGGAGAATTGGACGCCCTATCGCGGGCCGGGTAGCTGGCCGGATGCGGACATGCTGCCGCTCGGCCGGCTGGCGCTGGGGGAACGTAATACGCGCTTTACGCCCGACGAGCAGAAGACGCTGATGACGCTATGGGCGATTGCGCGCTCGCCGCTTATCATGGGTGGCGACTTGCGGCATCTGGACGCGGCGACGCTGGCGCTGCTGACCAATAGCGAGGTGCTGGCCGTCAATCAGGCGAGCCAGGGCAATTGCCCGCATTTCGTGGAGGATGGAGTGCGCGCCTGGTCCGCCATGCCGGAGGATGGGAAGGGGCGTTATCTGGCCCTGTTCAACACCGGCGACAAGCCGCGTGAGGTCGGGATCAGATTGCGCGACTTGGGGATTGATGGTCCGGTTGCGGTGCGCGACCTGTGGGCGGGCAAGGCGTTGGGGCAGCAGGCGGAGCGGGTGTCCGCGATGCTGCCGCCGCATGGGGCAGGCCTGTATCGGTTGAGCTAA
- a CDS encoding M28 family metallopeptidase, whose protein sequence is MITRTLALALGLATLSFPAHAQTDPRRLEQSVRTLASDLFEGRAPGTVGEERTIGYIVARFEQLGLEPGGPDGQWVQTVPLLHTRLGQPERLSIAQNGATTPWSFGKQVYLSTLQPKDKVAVANAPLVFVGYGVSAPERGWDDFKGVDLKGKVAVFLINDPDFEAAKGEDPFGKFGGKTMTYYGRWTYKFEEAARHGAIGALIVHDTPGAGYGWNVVVSPGGENYDLVRPADKLTSLQVQGWVEGDAAKALFAGTGQDLAALRKQARSARFKPVELKGATFSVAFPVTQEVVKSANVLARIPGAKRPGETVMYGAHWDAYGKGAPDAKGRIYRAGANDDALGMAGLFEIARAFKAAPAPDRSIVFAAWTAEERGLLGSEHYAQNPLYPIDRTVANLTIDVLQTAGKAKDVILIGKGQDTLEDDLAKFAARQGRVITQESLPERGLFYRADHFSMAKRGVPVLLMMGLAGASDMVEGGRAAGQAWIDAYTGQCYHQACDAVDDTWKLEGAAQDIDLMYDIGRDLAFSARWPEWKPGSEFKAIRDKSTAVRK, encoded by the coding sequence ATGATCACACGCACCCTCGCCCTGGCCCTTGGCCTCGCCACCCTGTCCTTCCCCGCCCATGCCCAGACCGACCCCAGGCGGCTGGAACAATCAGTCCGCACCCTCGCCTCCGATCTGTTCGAAGGCCGCGCGCCCGGCACCGTGGGTGAGGAACGGACGATCGGCTATATCGTCGCCCGCTTCGAACAACTCGGGCTGGAACCCGGTGGTCCTGACGGCCAGTGGGTGCAGACCGTGCCCCTGCTCCATACCCGTCTCGGCCAGCCGGAACGCCTGTCGATCGCGCAAAATGGCGCCACCACGCCCTGGAGCTTCGGCAAGCAAGTCTATCTCTCGACGCTTCAGCCCAAGGACAAGGTCGCCGTCGCCAACGCGCCGCTGGTGTTCGTGGGCTATGGCGTGTCCGCGCCCGAACGCGGCTGGGACGATTTCAAGGGCGTGGATCTGAAGGGCAAGGTCGCCGTCTTCCTGATCAACGACCCGGATTTCGAGGCGGCCAAGGGCGAAGACCCGTTCGGCAAATTCGGCGGCAAGACCATGACCTATTATGGCCGCTGGACCTACAAGTTCGAGGAAGCCGCCCGCCACGGCGCGATCGGCGCGCTGATCGTCCACGACACGCCAGGCGCGGGCTATGGCTGGAACGTAGTGGTCAGCCCCGGCGGCGAAAATTACGACCTCGTCCGCCCCGCCGACAAGCTGACCAGCCTGCAAGTCCAGGGCTGGGTCGAAGGCGATGCTGCCAAGGCCCTCTTCGCTGGCACCGGTCAGGATCTGGCCGCCCTGCGCAAGCAGGCCCGCTCGGCCAGGTTCAAGCCCGTGGAATTGAAGGGCGCGACCTTCTCCGTCGCCTTCCCGGTGACCCAGGAAGTCGTGAAGAGTGCCAACGTCCTCGCCCGCATCCCCGGCGCAAAACGCCCCGGCGAAACCGTGATGTATGGCGCGCATTGGGACGCCTATGGCAAGGGCGCGCCGGACGCGAAGGGCCGCATCTACCGCGCCGGCGCCAATGACGATGCGCTGGGCATGGCCGGCCTGTTCGAGATCGCCCGCGCCTTCAAGGCGGCGCCCGCCCCCGACCGCTCTATCGTGTTCGCCGCCTGGACCGCGGAAGAACGCGGGCTGCTGGGGTCCGAACATTATGCCCAGAACCCACTCTATCCGATCGACAGGACGGTCGCGAACCTGACCATCGACGTGCTCCAGACCGCGGGCAAGGCAAAGGACGTGATCCTGATCGGCAAGGGGCAGGACACGCTGGAGGATGATCTCGCCAAATTCGCCGCCAGGCAGGGCCGCGTCATCACGCAGGAAAGCCTGCCCGAACGCGGCCTCTTCTACCGCGCCGACCATTTCTCCATGGCCAAGCGCGGCGTCCCCGTGCTGCTGATGATGGGCCTCGCCGGCGCATCCGACATGGTGGAGGGCGGCCGCGCAGCTGGTCAGGCCTGGATCGATGCCTATACCGGCCAATGCTATCATCAGGCCTGCGACGCGGTGGACGACACATGGAAGCTGGAGGGCGCCGCGCAGGATATCGACCTGATGTACGACATCGGCCGCGACCTCGCCTTCTCGGCCCGCTGGCCCGAATGGAAGCCCGGCTCCGAATTCAAGGCGATCCGCGACAAGAGCACGGCGGTGCGGAAGTAA
- a CDS encoding glutathione S-transferase, with protein MAVAELTLSSKNYSSWSLRGWLLCRLAGLRVMEKTIALDDPENRAELLLLSPSVLVPRLTHEGASVWDTLAIAEYLHELYPNVGMYPADRIARAHCRSVSGEIHSGFANLRSALPMNLKVRHARFPIFSGAKPDIERIEAIWAECLDGYGGPWLFGKEPTVADAMFAPVAQRFLTYAVPLSHASAAYCQTINGWPLMREWIEDARNEPDEMVELEIEF; from the coding sequence ATGGCGGTCGCGGAACTCACTCTTTCCAGCAAGAACTACTCCTCCTGGTCGCTGCGCGGCTGGCTTTTATGCCGACTCGCCGGCTTGCGGGTGATGGAAAAGACCATTGCGCTCGATGACCCGGAAAACCGCGCCGAACTGCTGCTCCTGTCCCCGTCCGTGCTGGTGCCGCGCCTGACGCATGAAGGGGCAAGCGTGTGGGACACGCTGGCGATCGCGGAATATCTGCACGAACTCTATCCCAATGTCGGCATGTATCCGGCCGACCGCATCGCCCGTGCCCATTGCCGGTCGGTATCGGGCGAAATCCATTCGGGCTTCGCCAATCTCCGCTCCGCCCTGCCGATGAACCTCAAGGTCCGCCACGCCCGCTTCCCCATCTTCTCCGGCGCCAAGCCCGACATCGAGCGGATCGAGGCGATCTGGGCCGAATGTCTGGACGGCTATGGCGGCCCTTGGCTGTTCGGTAAGGAACCGACAGTCGCCGACGCCATGTTCGCGCCGGTGGCCCAGCGCTTCCTGACCTATGCCGTGCCGCTTTCGCACGCGTCCGCCGCCTATTGCCAGACGATCAACGGCTGGCCGCTGATGCGCGAATGGATCGAGGATGCACGCAACGAGCCGGACGAAATGGTCGAACTCGAAATCGAATTCTAA
- a CDS encoding polyhydroxyalkanoate depolymerase has protein sequence MRMLYSGYQAWNDMLAPARFGAQIALGMRDKMGPVADWAMPRRMFAMMDVFQGAKLTHKRPAYAIDTVTSGNAEVSVREEIALDLPFGDLLHFVKDEVEAAQPRVLVVAPMSGHFSTLLRSTVATLLRDHDVYITDWKNARDVPLEAGRFGFDDYVDYVIRFLQELGEGAHLVSVCQPCVPALAAVALMSEDKDKATPRSMTLMGGPIDPNAAPTVVNDLANEKPIEWFEENLISVVPFRYAGRGREVYPGFLQLSAFVSMNMERHSATHRELYQLLADGKDVEADRIKTFYEEYFAVLDMTKEFYLETVDMVFQRTLLSKGELTVRGRKVDPGAIRNTALLTVEGEKDDVCAVGQTSAAHGLCTGLRPHLKRHHLQPGVGHYGVFSGSKWEKQVYPQVRNMILAMN, from the coding sequence ATGCGCATGCTTTACAGTGGTTATCAGGCCTGGAACGACATGCTGGCGCCAGCACGTTTCGGGGCGCAGATCGCACTTGGCATGCGCGACAAGATGGGGCCGGTGGCCGATTGGGCGATGCCGCGGCGTATGTTTGCCATGATGGACGTGTTCCAGGGTGCGAAGCTCACCCATAAACGCCCGGCCTATGCGATCGACACGGTCACCAGCGGCAATGCGGAGGTATCGGTGCGGGAGGAAATCGCGCTCGACCTGCCGTTCGGCGATCTGCTGCACTTCGTCAAGGACGAGGTGGAGGCGGCGCAGCCGAGGGTGCTGGTGGTGGCGCCGATGTCGGGTCATTTTTCGACCTTGTTGCGCAGCACGGTTGCAACATTGCTCCGCGACCATGACGTCTACATCACCGACTGGAAGAATGCGCGCGACGTGCCGCTGGAGGCCGGGCGCTTCGGTTTCGACGACTATGTCGACTATGTGATCCGCTTTCTCCAGGAACTGGGCGAGGGCGCGCATCTGGTGTCGGTATGCCAGCCCTGCGTGCCGGCGCTCGCCGCCGTGGCGCTGATGTCGGAGGACAAGGACAAGGCGACGCCGCGGTCGATGACGCTGATGGGCGGGCCGATCGACCCCAATGCCGCGCCGACCGTGGTCAACGACCTGGCTAATGAAAAGCCGATCGAATGGTTCGAGGAGAATCTGATCTCCGTCGTGCCGTTCCGCTATGCCGGGCGCGGTCGGGAAGTCTATCCGGGCTTCCTGCAACTGTCGGCCTTCGTGTCGATGAACATGGAACGGCACAGCGCGACGCATCGCGAACTCTACCAGTTGCTGGCCGACGGCAAGGATGTCGAGGCGGATCGCATCAAGACCTTCTATGAGGAATATTTCGCGGTCCTGGACATGACCAAGGAATTCTACCTCGAAACCGTCGATATGGTGTTTCAGCGGACATTGCTGTCCAAGGGCGAACTGACCGTGCGCGGGCGCAAGGTCGATCCGGGCGCGATCCGTAACACCGCACTGCTGACGGTCGAGGGCGAAAAGGACGATGTCTGCGCCGTAGGCCAGACGTCGGCCGCCCATGGCCTCTGCACCGGTCTGCGCCCGCATCTCAAGCGCCACCATTTGCAGCCCGGCGTGGGCCATTATGGCGTGTTTTCGGGCAGCAAATGGGAAAAACAGGTCTATCCGCAGGTGCGGAACATGATTTTGGCGATGAACTGA
- a CDS encoding YdeI/OmpD-associated family protein: MAHAFAHGTVHEAAEDLQAALRSDPHILHLWEGLTPLGRNEFICWVDDAKQARTRQRRIERTREELLEGKKRPCCWAGCIHRTDKAPGTWQQAVLIDKQKKG; the protein is encoded by the coding sequence TTGGCACACGCGTTCGCCCATGGCACGGTCCACGAAGCGGCCGAAGACCTGCAAGCCGCCCTGCGATCGGACCCACATATCCTGCACCTCTGGGAAGGGCTGACCCCGCTCGGCCGCAACGAGTTCATCTGCTGGGTGGACGATGCGAAACAGGCCAGGACCCGCCAGCGCCGCATCGAACGCACCCGCGAGGAACTGCTGGAGGGCAAGAAGCGCCCCTGCTGCTGGGCCGGCTGCATCCACCGCACCGACAAGGCGCCCGGCACATGGCAACAGGCGGTCCTCATCGACAAGCAGAAGAAGGGCTGA
- a CDS encoding YbaN family protein, which yields MRRHLYLIAGFLSIGLGTIGAFLPLLPTVPFMILAAFCFARSSPRLEAKLLDHKHFGPHIRRWRERGAISRKGKKAALAAFAFSVALALIFSPFPWCLVPVAAALIGGTWIWTRPEG from the coding sequence ATGCGGCGGCATCTCTATCTCATCGCAGGCTTCCTCTCGATCGGCCTCGGCACGATCGGCGCCTTCCTGCCACTGCTCCCCACCGTCCCTTTCATGATCCTCGCCGCCTTCTGCTTCGCCCGCTCCAGCCCGCGGCTCGAAGCGAAACTGCTCGACCACAAGCATTTCGGCCCGCATATCCGGCGGTGGCGGGAACGCGGCGCGATCAGTCGCAAGGGCAAGAAGGCCGCGCTCGCCGCCTTTGCCTTCAGCGTCGCCCTCGCGCTGATCTTCTCCCCCTTCCCCTGGTGTCTCGTCCCCGTCGCCGCCGCATTGATCGGGGGCACCTGGATCTGGACCCGACCGGAGGGCTGA
- a CDS encoding sensor histidine kinase, protein MIGIAALWISVLLIGGGVALDRVLSDAITRNFDDGMNYVLTAMIAASEIGPDGEVLFNRELADQRFLEPNSGLYYQISAKGHEDWRSRSLWDRALKVPAEHHDRHLHTYDSKQFPGEDLRVMERTVVLPGSDTRWLFMVGQAREGLDAQIRTLRTTLFNSFALLALGLFMLATLQTIYGLRPLRKVRLEIIRMRDGHKSRVTEPMPAEVLPMVEELNALLAHNERQAEEARTHAGNLAHALKTPLTVIMNAATARAPDLGDAVIREATTMRRQVDHHLARARAVGRRGAAQSRADVWPSLTAVERAVQRLYPDARVDMDGDKDAAVRVERQDLDEMLGNLIENAAKYGGGSVFATVVARAGGMVEILVEDDGMGIPETERVRIFDRGVRLDSGKPGTGLGLAIVRDVAEIYGGTVALEESEDLGGLLVRLRLPAA, encoded by the coding sequence ATGATCGGCATCGCCGCGCTGTGGATCAGCGTGCTGCTGATCGGCGGGGGCGTGGCGCTGGACCGGGTGCTCAGCGACGCGATCACGCGCAATTTCGATGACGGCATGAATTATGTCCTGACCGCGATGATCGCCGCGTCGGAAATCGGCCCGGACGGCGAAGTGCTGTTCAACCGCGAACTGGCCGACCAGCGCTTCCTCGAACCCAATAGCGGCCTCTATTACCAGATCAGCGCCAAGGGGCATGAGGACTGGCGCTCGCGCTCGCTCTGGGACCGCGCGCTCAAAGTGCCGGCGGAACATCATGACCGCCACCTCCACACCTATGACAGCAAGCAATTTCCCGGCGAGGATCTGCGCGTCATGGAACGCACCGTGGTCCTGCCCGGCTCCGATACGCGCTGGCTCTTCATGGTCGGCCAGGCGCGCGAAGGGCTGGACGCGCAGATCAGGACGCTGCGCACGACCCTGTTCAACAGCTTCGCGCTGCTGGCGCTCGGCCTGTTCATGCTGGCGACGCTCCAGACCATCTATGGCCTGCGTCCGCTGCGCAAGGTGCGGCTGGAGATCATCCGGATGCGCGACGGCCACAAGAGCCGCGTCACCGAACCCATGCCCGCCGAAGTGCTGCCCATGGTCGAGGAACTGAACGCCCTGCTCGCCCATAATGAGCGACAGGCGGAAGAAGCGCGCACCCATGCCGGCAATCTCGCCCATGCGCTCAAGACGCCGCTCACCGTCATCATGAACGCCGCGACGGCCAGGGCCCCGGATCTGGGCGACGCCGTCATCCGCGAGGCGACGACGATGCGGCGGCAGGTCGACCATCATCTCGCCCGCGCCCGCGCCGTCGGCCGACGCGGCGCCGCCCAGAGCCGCGCGGACGTCTGGCCCAGCCTCACCGCCGTCGAGCGCGCGGTGCAGCGCCTCTATCCCGACGCCCGCGTCGACATGGACGGCGACAAGGACGCCGCGGTCCGGGTCGAGCGCCAGGATCTCGACGAAATGCTCGGCAACCTCATCGAAAACGCCGCCAAATATGGCGGCGGCAGCGTCTTCGCCACCGTGGTCGCGCGCGCCGGCGGCATGGTGGAGATATTGGTCGAGGATGACGGCATGGGCATCCCCGAAACCGAACGCGTCCGCATCTTCGACCGCGGCGTCCGCCTCGATTCCGGCAAGCCCGGCACCGGCCTCGGCCTCGCCATCGTCCGCGACGTCGCGGAAATATACGGCGGCACTGTCGCGCTGGAGGAAAGCGAGGATCTGGGCGGACTGCTGGTGCGGTTAAGGCTGCCGGCGGCGTGA
- a CDS encoding response regulator transcription factor, with protein MRLLIVEDEPNLGQQLRNTLEGAGYAVDLATDGEDGHFLGATESYDAVVLDLGLPTIDGLTVLDRWRKEGRAFPVLVLTARDSWSDKVAGLDAGADDYLAKPFQSEELIARLRALIRRASGNASSELTAGDVRLDTRSGKVTLGGDPVKLTAQEYKLLSYLLHHKGKVVSRTELIEHIYDQDFDRDSNTIEVFVTRIRKKLGADVITTIRGLGYSLDEPGR; from the coding sequence ATGCGCCTGCTGATCGTCGAGGATGAACCGAATCTGGGCCAGCAGCTCAGAAATACGCTGGAAGGCGCGGGCTATGCCGTCGACCTCGCCACCGATGGCGAGGATGGCCATTTCCTGGGCGCAACCGAAAGCTATGACGCGGTCGTGCTCGACCTCGGCCTCCCGACCATCGACGGCCTCACCGTGCTGGACCGCTGGCGCAAGGAAGGCCGCGCCTTCCCGGTGCTGGTGCTGACCGCGCGGGATAGCTGGTCGGACAAGGTCGCAGGGCTGGACGCGGGCGCGGACGATTATCTCGCCAAGCCCTTCCAGAGCGAGGAACTGATCGCCCGGCTGCGCGCGCTCATCCGCCGCGCATCGGGCAATGCGTCGAGCGAACTGACCGCCGGCGACGTTCGCCTCGACACCCGGTCGGGCAAGGTGACGCTGGGCGGCGACCCGGTGAAGCTCACCGCGCAGGAATATAAGCTGCTCAGCTACCTGCTGCATCACAAGGGCAAGGTGGTCAGCCGCACCGAATTGATCGAGCATATCTACGATCAGGATTTCGACCGCGATTCCAACACGATCGAAGTGTTCGTGACGCGCATCCGCAAGAAGCTGGGCGCCGACGTCATCACCACCATCCGTGGCCTCGGCTACAGCTTGGACGAGCCGGGGCGCTGA